In Thermospira aquatica, the following proteins share a genomic window:
- a CDS encoding HAD family hydrolase: MESFSSLTKAILWDFDGTIADTFPLVFFSLRQSFLYGDGRFLTDEDMANMFGPPEDEIIRRYFYNRDAVDWGIEFYHRLYGDYHEVFTVYHKRLHNLLENLYEKGCVQGIVTGKGRRSLALSLEHLGITGYFSTAVTGNDILLPKPHPESLLAALYKLGVSPEEAIMIGDSEADYLAAQALGMRCIVVGWYRIPSFSGNYLAIQDVESLANLFTHNYRFPPGLPH; encoded by the coding sequence ATGGAGTCTTTTTCTTCTTTAACCAAAGCAATTCTTTGGGATTTTGATGGAACGATTGCGGATACTTTTCCTCTTGTTTTTTTCTCTTTGCGCCAATCTTTTCTTTATGGGGATGGGAGATTTTTGACAGACGAGGATATGGCGAATATGTTTGGCCCCCCCGAAGATGAAATCATTCGTCGTTATTTTTACAACAGGGATGCTGTAGATTGGGGGATTGAGTTCTACCATCGACTCTACGGGGATTATCATGAGGTTTTTACGGTTTACCATAAGCGTTTACACAATCTATTAGAAAACCTTTATGAGAAGGGATGTGTACAAGGAATTGTTACCGGAAAGGGGAGGCGCAGTCTGGCTCTTTCTCTTGAGCATCTTGGAATTACAGGGTATTTTTCTACCGCAGTTACCGGGAATGATATCCTGTTACCAAAACCTCATCCCGAAAGCCTATTAGCAGCGCTCTATAAGCTTGGGGTTTCTCCTGAGGAAGCCATTATGATCGGCGATTCTGAGGCGGATTATCTGGCAGCCCAGGCTCTCGGGATGAGATGTATCGTCGTGGGATGGTACAGGATACCCTCTTTTTCAGGGAATTATCTTGCTATTCAGGATGTGGAATCCCTTGCAAATCTTTTTACTCACAACT
- the rsfS gene encoding ribosome silencing factor, translated as MRKKLSLQKMLPRVIDEIQKLKVSSLRVVDASGYSLLADVFIIGTVDSLVQLEAVRNRVVEEMEKHGWYVKNPLEPWEGGWLLLDFGDMIIHMMLAELRSFYGLDSLIDGREITQQFV; from the coding sequence ATGAGAAAAAAGCTTTCTCTTCAAAAGATGCTCCCCCGTGTCATAGACGAGATTCAAAAGCTCAAAGTAAGTTCGCTACGTGTGGTAGATGCTTCGGGGTATTCGCTTCTTGCGGATGTTTTTATTATTGGGACAGTAGATTCTTTGGTGCAGCTTGAGGCAGTGCGTAATCGTGTTGTGGAAGAGATGGAGAAACATGGTTGGTATGTAAAAAATCCACTGGAACCATGGGAAGGTGGTTGGCTGTTGCTGGATTTTGGGGATATGATTATTCATATGATGCTTGCGGAACTGCGTTCGTTTTATGGTTTGGATAGTTTGATTGATGGACGTGAAATAACCCAGCAGTTTGTTTAA
- a CDS encoding LolA family protein — protein sequence MKRFLIGMFFVPVLVFAQQDKITVNTLLQKIQNYTSTIKSFTATFVYVVNKKTYNGVMYYKAPQKFAMEYSSGNRILSDGKVLWIVIKDQNIAIRENLEKTKTATPLTGWNIQRLQKEYIPFLPKDYVVMFRGKQSYRIEFKPKSTLSAFRYIELVITPEGQIQRMVAKNQLGREVQLELSYTGFNMSLGEDRFLYEPDENTYIFDDILISTPAES from the coding sequence ATGAAGCGTTTTCTTATTGGTATGTTTTTTGTGCCGGTTCTTGTGTTTGCTCAGCAGGACAAGATTACGGTAAATACTCTTCTTCAGAAGATTCAAAATTATACCTCGACGATAAAGAGTTTTACGGCAACTTTTGTCTATGTGGTGAACAAAAAAACGTATAACGGGGTGATGTACTACAAGGCCCCTCAAAAGTTTGCGATGGAGTATTCGAGTGGAAATAGGATTCTTTCTGATGGGAAAGTGCTCTGGATCGTTATTAAAGATCAGAATATTGCTATTCGTGAGAATCTTGAAAAAACAAAGACAGCAACGCCACTGACAGGCTGGAATATTCAGAGGCTTCAGAAAGAGTATATTCCTTTTTTACCTAAGGATTATGTGGTCATGTTTCGTGGCAAACAGTCCTATCGTATAGAGTTTAAGCCCAAGTCGACGCTCTCTGCCTTTCGTTATATTGAGCTGGTTATCACCCCTGAGGGGCAGATCCAGCGTATGGTGGCAAAAAACCAGCTGGGCCGAGAGGTTCAGCTTGAGCTTTCTTATACGGGTTTTAATATGTCTCTGGGAGAGGATAGGTTTCTCTACGAACCAGATGAAAACACGTATATCTTTGATGATATTTTGATTTCGACTCCGGCTGAGTCGTAA
- the pnp gene encoding polyribonucleotide nucleotidyltransferase, protein MSFFTVKGKVGDKEIVLETGKMAKQADGAVLVKSGGNAVLVTACMSKEVPEGIDFFPLTVHYQEKFYAAGKIPGGYFKREGKPTEKEILVSRLIDRPIRPLFPENFYNEVQVIASTLSADQVYSTDVLGIIGASAALSISPIPFLEPIGAVRIAYMNNGRYIVNPSMREVEESLLDIVVGGTKEGLTMVEGGAHEVSKDVLLEALRIAHIHIKEEIALIEELVDLVKPEKLVIQEPAKILSEDLRKQIREASWKPMREAAYVVDKKARAEAVDNLKKTLLEQFGISEEHAGYNEAKTLLDDIEIEVIRETILTERVRPDGRKPDEIRPITIELDLLENVHGSALFTRGQTQSLGIVTLGSTSDVQYVDSMEEEESKRFMLHYNFPPFSTGEVKRTLAPSRREIGHGHLAYRAIEPILPTEEEFPYTIRVVSEILESNGSSSMATVCSSSLALMATGVPIRKPVAGIAMGLVWNKERGDYCILSDIQGLEDHFGDMDFKVAGTKDGITAFQMDVKTIGLTQKMMEEALDQALAGQAFILSRMNEAIAEPRPKLSANAPKIKVIYIPESTIGQVIGTGGRVIKRIMEETQTTISIDDDGRVAICGKRDEDIERCLYIVNHIVNGFEKGEKVEGKVIRIEDYGVFLELIPGESALLHRSNMKEKKPVRSTYQLGQVVQAMVTDIDEKHRIVLKEL, encoded by the coding sequence CAAAGTCGGGGATAAGGAGATTGTTCTCGAAACGGGAAAAATGGCCAAACAGGCTGACGGGGCTGTTCTTGTCAAAAGTGGCGGTAATGCAGTCCTGGTGACAGCGTGTATGTCCAAGGAGGTCCCGGAGGGAATTGACTTTTTTCCTTTGACGGTACACTATCAGGAAAAGTTTTATGCCGCAGGAAAAATTCCGGGTGGTTATTTTAAACGTGAGGGTAAACCTACGGAGAAGGAGATTCTTGTTTCTCGATTGATTGATCGTCCGATTCGACCTCTTTTCCCCGAGAATTTCTATAACGAAGTTCAGGTGATTGCAAGTACTCTTTCGGCAGATCAGGTGTATTCCACTGATGTATTGGGTATTATTGGGGCTTCGGCTGCTCTTTCGATTTCTCCTATTCCCTTTCTTGAGCCTATTGGGGCAGTGCGTATAGCGTATATGAATAATGGACGTTATATTGTCAATCCTTCCATGAGAGAGGTTGAGGAATCACTCCTTGATATTGTGGTGGGTGGCACCAAAGAAGGGCTTACCATGGTAGAAGGTGGAGCCCATGAAGTGAGTAAAGATGTTCTTTTGGAGGCTCTTCGTATTGCCCATATTCATATCAAGGAAGAGATCGCTCTTATCGAAGAACTGGTGGATTTGGTGAAGCCGGAAAAGCTCGTGATACAGGAGCCAGCAAAAATTCTCTCCGAGGATCTCAGAAAGCAGATACGAGAAGCATCGTGGAAGCCTATGCGCGAAGCTGCGTATGTCGTGGATAAGAAGGCACGCGCTGAGGCTGTTGATAACCTTAAGAAAACTCTTCTCGAGCAGTTTGGGATATCTGAGGAGCATGCAGGATACAACGAAGCAAAGACCTTGCTTGATGATATAGAGATTGAGGTAATTCGAGAAACGATTCTTACAGAAAGGGTTCGTCCCGATGGAAGAAAACCGGATGAAATTCGTCCTATTACTATTGAGCTTGATCTTCTGGAAAATGTGCATGGATCGGCTCTTTTTACCCGGGGTCAGACCCAGAGCCTTGGGATTGTAACGTTGGGGTCAACCTCTGATGTACAATACGTGGACAGCATGGAAGAAGAAGAGTCCAAGCGTTTTATGCTTCACTATAATTTCCCTCCTTTTAGCACGGGAGAGGTGAAACGAACCCTTGCTCCCTCTCGTCGTGAGATTGGGCATGGGCATCTTGCGTACAGGGCTATTGAACCTATTTTGCCCACTGAGGAGGAGTTTCCCTATACTATCCGTGTTGTTTCTGAGATTCTGGAGTCAAATGGATCTTCTTCGATGGCGACGGTATGTAGCTCAAGTCTCGCACTTATGGCGACGGGTGTGCCTATTCGCAAGCCTGTGGCGGGTATTGCCATGGGACTTGTCTGGAATAAAGAGAGAGGAGATTACTGTATTCTCTCTGATATCCAGGGACTTGAGGATCATTTTGGGGATATGGACTTCAAGGTTGCTGGGACGAAGGATGGAATTACGGCGTTTCAGATGGATGTGAAAACGATTGGACTTACGCAGAAAATGATGGAAGAAGCCCTTGATCAGGCACTTGCAGGGCAAGCGTTTATCCTTTCCAGGATGAATGAAGCCATTGCAGAACCTCGTCCAAAGCTCTCAGCCAATGCTCCGAAGATTAAAGTGATCTATATTCCTGAATCTACCATTGGACAGGTGATTGGGACAGGGGGACGTGTTATTAAGCGGATTATGGAGGAGACACAGACAACGATTTCTATCGATGATGATGGGCGTGTAGCTATCTGTGGTAAGAGAGACGAAGACATCGAGAGGTGTCTCTATATTGTAAATCACATTGTGAACGGTTTTGAGAAGGGTGAAAAGGTTGAGGGAAAGGTGATAAGGATAGAGGATTACGGTGTTTTCCTTGAGCTTATACCCGGAGAGAGTGCACTTCTTCACCGATCCAATATGAAAGAGAAAAAGCCTGTACGTTCTACCTATCAGCTCGGGCAAGTGGTGCAAGCGATGGTGACCGATATAGACGAGAAACATCGCATTGTTCTCAAGGAACTGTAA